One Ananas comosus cultivar F153 linkage group 1, ASM154086v1, whole genome shotgun sequence DNA window includes the following coding sequences:
- the LOC109714244 gene encoding coiled-coil domain-containing protein 18 isoform X2, with protein sequence MDQRPPNKEVDERGIDMEILMHRVEQLQRERDELRRDIEQLCMQQAGPSYLSVVNQMQFQSQTKAQSGFRTAALGQEIENLQRKLAGSLREKKNLEEELAEAYRIKSQLADLYTTEMSKNNEAEKQVKFFQSSIAAAYAERDKLIMECEEAKEREKAMSKELLNCEERIEKLQSEYLDEKRSKDALRTELTELKNQTESFVRIVTKFYEVRGRDTGHSSDATLEEKCSCLIDDSPDYWIFSKDGESSSLKYIASLKEEKESLKKSIEKLQSSLQMGVDIEQHQKRKVRSLENKHIMFTEFIQSGLSTLQNFYSQQRLEILKTLEEEESYIKAVILEVLDKMNQIQIKTELNIEALHHELQNDESECRDVHISCDVNASHMPENSSLPTSITNETPDESKALAQAMKEKVDALLLLSQQEERYLLERDTNKALQQKIGELQKNLFQVTHEKVQALLELANLKQEFQRLQEYNSNSLKHGSSLAGDPVRSSSTHDREGKLMSLWKKTSLKRWTKKDHALGETDGPETSDANTSSSTKTEHSVDIARLKVENATLQERIANLEHLTSTIRRLHISLLKAHDDVKSAVSPEGIYEALNSIITEASVMKTAFGTVIPISWTGDASDAITYESLYEPTDSSDSSKTEKADPMSSAGLEMLELLILAAELLKESLMANN encoded by the exons ATGGATCAGCGACCACCGAATAAAG AAGTGGATGAAAGAGGGATTGACATGGAAATACTGATGCATCGAGTTGAACAACTACAGCGCG AACGTGATGAACTTAGGAGAGATATTGAACAACTATGTATGCAACAAGCTGGACCGAGTTATCTTTCCGTGGTAAATCAGATGCAATTCCAGAG TCAAACTAAAGCCCAATCAGGATTCAGGACAGCTGCTTTGGGGCAGGAAATTGAGAATCTTCAGAGGAAATTAGCTGGGAgtttgagagagaagaagaatcTAGAAGAGGAGCTTGCTGAAGCTTATCGAATTAAA aGCCAGCTGGCTGATTTGTATACCACGGAGATGTCAAAG AACAATGAAGCAGAGAAACAGGTGAAATTTTTCCAAAGCAGTATTGCTGCTGCTTATGCTGAAAGAGATAAGTTAATAATGGAG TGTGAGGAGGCTAAGGAACGAGAGAAAGCCATGTCAAAAGAACTCCTCAACTGTGAGGAAAG AATAGAGAAACTTCAATCTGAGTATCTTGATGAAAAGAGGTCAAAGGATGCCTTGCGGACGGAGTTAACGGAATTAAAGAATCAAACTGAATCTTTTGTGAGG ATCGTTACAAAGTTTTACGAAGTCCGTGGAAGAGATACTGGGCACTCTTCAGATGCTACTTTGGAAGAGAAATGTTCCTGCCTTATAGACGACTCTCCAGATTATTGGATATTTAGTAAAGATGGTGAATCATCATCCTTGAAGTACATT GCATCtttaaaagaagagaaagaatcGCTTAAGAAGTCAATAGAAAAGCTACAAAGTAGCTTGCAAATG GGCGTTGACATTGAGCAACATCAAAAGAGGAAAGTGCGTTCTCTGGAAAATAAACAT ATAATGTTTACTGAGTTCATTCAGAGTGGATTATCAACTCTCCAAAATTTTTATAGTCAGCAAAGACTTGAAATCCTGAAAACcctagaagaagaagagtctTATATTAAGGCAGTTATTCTTGAGGTTCTAGATAAAatgaatcaaattcaaatcaaaaccGAGTTAAACATTGAAGCTCTGCATCATGAACTGCAAAATGATGAAAGTGAATGCCGCGATGTGCATATAAGCTGTGACGTCAATGCTAGCCACATGCCTGAG AATAGCAGTCTTCCCACAAGCATCACGAATGAAACACCTGATGAATCAAAAGCCCTTGCACAAGCAATGAAGGAGAAG GTTGATGCACTATTACTTCTCTCccagcaagaggagaggtaTTTATTGGAGAGGGATACAAATAAAGCTCTTCAGCAAAAGATTGGGGAACTCCAGAAAAACTTATTTCAA GTTACACATGAAAAGGTGCAAGCGCTCTTGGAATTGGCAAATCTAAAGCAAGAATTTCAGCGTTTGCAAGA GTATAATAGCAATAGCTTGAAACATGGGAGTTCTCTAGCTGGTGATCCTGTCAGAAGCAGTAGCACCCACGATCGAGAAGGAAAACTTATGAGCCTTTGGAAAAAAACGTCCTTAAAACGGTGGACCAAAAAAGATCATGCGCTGGGTGAAACTGATGGGCCTGAAACTTCTGACGCAAATACTTCCTCTAGTACCAAAACCGAACACTCCGTAGATATTGCAAG GCTAAAAGTTGAAAACGCCACTCTTCAGGAAAGGATAGCCAACTTGGAACATCTAACTTCCACAATACGTAGGCTTCATATTTCACTTTTGAAG GCGCATGATGATGTAAAATCAGCTGTTTCCCCCGAAGGAATATATGAAGCATTGAACAGCATAATAACTGAAGCAAGTGTCATGAAGACCGCTTTCGGAACTGTGATTCCTATCAGCTGGACTGGCGATGCATCAGATGCTATTACCTATGAAAGTCTATATGAGCCGACCGATTCTTCAGATTCATCAAAAACTGAGAAAGCAGATCCTATGTCTTCTGCGGGACTGGAAATGTTGGAGCTCCTAATTTTAGCTGCTGAGCTCCTAAAAGAAAGCTTGATGGCAAATAATTAA
- the LOC109714244 gene encoding coiled-coil domain-containing protein 18 isoform X3 encodes MDQRPPNKEVDERGIDMEILMHRVEQLQRERDELRRDIEQLCMQQAGPSYLSVVNQMQFQRTAALGQEIENLQRKLAGSLREKKNLEEELAEAYRIKSQLADLYTTEMSKNNEAEKQVKFFQSSIAAAYAERDKLIMECEEAKEREKAMSKELLNCEERIEKLQSEYLDEKRSKDALRTELTELKNQTESFVRIVTKFYEVRGRDTGHSSDATLEEKCSCLIDDSPDYWIFSKDGESSSLKYIASLKEEKESLKKSIEKLQSSLQMGVDIEQHQKRKVRSLENKHIMFTEFIQSGLSTLQNFYSQQRLEILKTLEEEESYIKAVILEVLDKMNQIQIKTELNIEALHHELQNDESECRDVHISCDVNASHMPENSSLPTSITNETPDESKALAQAMKEKVDALLLLSQQEERYLLERDTNKALQQKIGELQKNLFQVTHEKVQALLELANLKQEFQRLQEYNSNSLKHGSSLAGDPVRSSSTHDREGKLMSLWKKTSLKRWTKKDHALGETDGPETSDANTSSSTKTEHSVDIARFIWLKVENATLQERIANLEHLTSTIRRLHISLLKAHDDVKSAVSPEGIYEALNSIITEASVMKTAFGTVIPISWTGDASDAITYESLYEPTDSSDSSKTEKADPMSSAGLEMLELLILAAELLKESLMANN; translated from the exons ATGGATCAGCGACCACCGAATAAAG AAGTGGATGAAAGAGGGATTGACATGGAAATACTGATGCATCGAGTTGAACAACTACAGCGCG AACGTGATGAACTTAGGAGAGATATTGAACAACTATGTATGCAACAAGCTGGACCGAGTTATCTTTCCGTGGTAAATCAGATGCAATTCCAGAG GACAGCTGCTTTGGGGCAGGAAATTGAGAATCTTCAGAGGAAATTAGCTGGGAgtttgagagagaagaagaatcTAGAAGAGGAGCTTGCTGAAGCTTATCGAATTAAA aGCCAGCTGGCTGATTTGTATACCACGGAGATGTCAAAG AACAATGAAGCAGAGAAACAGGTGAAATTTTTCCAAAGCAGTATTGCTGCTGCTTATGCTGAAAGAGATAAGTTAATAATGGAG TGTGAGGAGGCTAAGGAACGAGAGAAAGCCATGTCAAAAGAACTCCTCAACTGTGAGGAAAG AATAGAGAAACTTCAATCTGAGTATCTTGATGAAAAGAGGTCAAAGGATGCCTTGCGGACGGAGTTAACGGAATTAAAGAATCAAACTGAATCTTTTGTGAGG ATCGTTACAAAGTTTTACGAAGTCCGTGGAAGAGATACTGGGCACTCTTCAGATGCTACTTTGGAAGAGAAATGTTCCTGCCTTATAGACGACTCTCCAGATTATTGGATATTTAGTAAAGATGGTGAATCATCATCCTTGAAGTACATT GCATCtttaaaagaagagaaagaatcGCTTAAGAAGTCAATAGAAAAGCTACAAAGTAGCTTGCAAATG GGCGTTGACATTGAGCAACATCAAAAGAGGAAAGTGCGTTCTCTGGAAAATAAACAT ATAATGTTTACTGAGTTCATTCAGAGTGGATTATCAACTCTCCAAAATTTTTATAGTCAGCAAAGACTTGAAATCCTGAAAACcctagaagaagaagagtctTATATTAAGGCAGTTATTCTTGAGGTTCTAGATAAAatgaatcaaattcaaatcaaaaccGAGTTAAACATTGAAGCTCTGCATCATGAACTGCAAAATGATGAAAGTGAATGCCGCGATGTGCATATAAGCTGTGACGTCAATGCTAGCCACATGCCTGAG AATAGCAGTCTTCCCACAAGCATCACGAATGAAACACCTGATGAATCAAAAGCCCTTGCACAAGCAATGAAGGAGAAG GTTGATGCACTATTACTTCTCTCccagcaagaggagaggtaTTTATTGGAGAGGGATACAAATAAAGCTCTTCAGCAAAAGATTGGGGAACTCCAGAAAAACTTATTTCAA GTTACACATGAAAAGGTGCAAGCGCTCTTGGAATTGGCAAATCTAAAGCAAGAATTTCAGCGTTTGCAAGA GTATAATAGCAATAGCTTGAAACATGGGAGTTCTCTAGCTGGTGATCCTGTCAGAAGCAGTAGCACCCACGATCGAGAAGGAAAACTTATGAGCCTTTGGAAAAAAACGTCCTTAAAACGGTGGACCAAAAAAGATCATGCGCTGGGTGAAACTGATGGGCCTGAAACTTCTGACGCAAATACTTCCTCTAGTACCAAAACCGAACACTCCGTAGATATTGCAAGGTTCATTTG GCTAAAAGTTGAAAACGCCACTCTTCAGGAAAGGATAGCCAACTTGGAACATCTAACTTCCACAATACGTAGGCTTCATATTTCACTTTTGAAG GCGCATGATGATGTAAAATCAGCTGTTTCCCCCGAAGGAATATATGAAGCATTGAACAGCATAATAACTGAAGCAAGTGTCATGAAGACCGCTTTCGGAACTGTGATTCCTATCAGCTGGACTGGCGATGCATCAGATGCTATTACCTATGAAAGTCTATATGAGCCGACCGATTCTTCAGATTCATCAAAAACTGAGAAAGCAGATCCTATGTCTTCTGCGGGACTGGAAATGTTGGAGCTCCTAATTTTAGCTGCTGAGCTCCTAAAAGAAAGCTTGATGGCAAATAATTAA
- the LOC109714244 gene encoding coiled-coil domain-containing protein 18 isoform X1, which yields MDQRPPNKEVDERGIDMEILMHRVEQLQRERDELRRDIEQLCMQQAGPSYLSVVNQMQFQSQTKAQSGFRTAALGQEIENLQRKLAGSLREKKNLEEELAEAYRIKSQLADLYTTEMSKNNEAEKQVKFFQSSIAAAYAERDKLIMECEEAKEREKAMSKELLNCEERIEKLQSEYLDEKRSKDALRTELTELKNQTESFVRIVTKFYEVRGRDTGHSSDATLEEKCSCLIDDSPDYWIFSKDGESSSLKYIASLKEEKESLKKSIEKLQSSLQMGVDIEQHQKRKVRSLENKHIMFTEFIQSGLSTLQNFYSQQRLEILKTLEEEESYIKAVILEVLDKMNQIQIKTELNIEALHHELQNDESECRDVHISCDVNASHMPENSSLPTSITNETPDESKALAQAMKEKVDALLLLSQQEERYLLERDTNKALQQKIGELQKNLFQVTHEKVQALLELANLKQEFQRLQEYNSNSLKHGSSLAGDPVRSSSTHDREGKLMSLWKKTSLKRWTKKDHALGETDGPETSDANTSSSTKTEHSVDIARFIWLKVENATLQERIANLEHLTSTIRRLHISLLKAHDDVKSAVSPEGIYEALNSIITEASVMKTAFGTVIPISWTGDASDAITYESLYEPTDSSDSSKTEKADPMSSAGLEMLELLILAAELLKESLMANN from the exons ATGGATCAGCGACCACCGAATAAAG AAGTGGATGAAAGAGGGATTGACATGGAAATACTGATGCATCGAGTTGAACAACTACAGCGCG AACGTGATGAACTTAGGAGAGATATTGAACAACTATGTATGCAACAAGCTGGACCGAGTTATCTTTCCGTGGTAAATCAGATGCAATTCCAGAG TCAAACTAAAGCCCAATCAGGATTCAGGACAGCTGCTTTGGGGCAGGAAATTGAGAATCTTCAGAGGAAATTAGCTGGGAgtttgagagagaagaagaatcTAGAAGAGGAGCTTGCTGAAGCTTATCGAATTAAA aGCCAGCTGGCTGATTTGTATACCACGGAGATGTCAAAG AACAATGAAGCAGAGAAACAGGTGAAATTTTTCCAAAGCAGTATTGCTGCTGCTTATGCTGAAAGAGATAAGTTAATAATGGAG TGTGAGGAGGCTAAGGAACGAGAGAAAGCCATGTCAAAAGAACTCCTCAACTGTGAGGAAAG AATAGAGAAACTTCAATCTGAGTATCTTGATGAAAAGAGGTCAAAGGATGCCTTGCGGACGGAGTTAACGGAATTAAAGAATCAAACTGAATCTTTTGTGAGG ATCGTTACAAAGTTTTACGAAGTCCGTGGAAGAGATACTGGGCACTCTTCAGATGCTACTTTGGAAGAGAAATGTTCCTGCCTTATAGACGACTCTCCAGATTATTGGATATTTAGTAAAGATGGTGAATCATCATCCTTGAAGTACATT GCATCtttaaaagaagagaaagaatcGCTTAAGAAGTCAATAGAAAAGCTACAAAGTAGCTTGCAAATG GGCGTTGACATTGAGCAACATCAAAAGAGGAAAGTGCGTTCTCTGGAAAATAAACAT ATAATGTTTACTGAGTTCATTCAGAGTGGATTATCAACTCTCCAAAATTTTTATAGTCAGCAAAGACTTGAAATCCTGAAAACcctagaagaagaagagtctTATATTAAGGCAGTTATTCTTGAGGTTCTAGATAAAatgaatcaaattcaaatcaaaaccGAGTTAAACATTGAAGCTCTGCATCATGAACTGCAAAATGATGAAAGTGAATGCCGCGATGTGCATATAAGCTGTGACGTCAATGCTAGCCACATGCCTGAG AATAGCAGTCTTCCCACAAGCATCACGAATGAAACACCTGATGAATCAAAAGCCCTTGCACAAGCAATGAAGGAGAAG GTTGATGCACTATTACTTCTCTCccagcaagaggagaggtaTTTATTGGAGAGGGATACAAATAAAGCTCTTCAGCAAAAGATTGGGGAACTCCAGAAAAACTTATTTCAA GTTACACATGAAAAGGTGCAAGCGCTCTTGGAATTGGCAAATCTAAAGCAAGAATTTCAGCGTTTGCAAGA GTATAATAGCAATAGCTTGAAACATGGGAGTTCTCTAGCTGGTGATCCTGTCAGAAGCAGTAGCACCCACGATCGAGAAGGAAAACTTATGAGCCTTTGGAAAAAAACGTCCTTAAAACGGTGGACCAAAAAAGATCATGCGCTGGGTGAAACTGATGGGCCTGAAACTTCTGACGCAAATACTTCCTCTAGTACCAAAACCGAACACTCCGTAGATATTGCAAGGTTCATTTG GCTAAAAGTTGAAAACGCCACTCTTCAGGAAAGGATAGCCAACTTGGAACATCTAACTTCCACAATACGTAGGCTTCATATTTCACTTTTGAAG GCGCATGATGATGTAAAATCAGCTGTTTCCCCCGAAGGAATATATGAAGCATTGAACAGCATAATAACTGAAGCAAGTGTCATGAAGACCGCTTTCGGAACTGTGATTCCTATCAGCTGGACTGGCGATGCATCAGATGCTATTACCTATGAAAGTCTATATGAGCCGACCGATTCTTCAGATTCATCAAAAACTGAGAAAGCAGATCCTATGTCTTCTGCGGGACTGGAAATGTTGGAGCTCCTAATTTTAGCTGCTGAGCTCCTAAAAGAAAGCTTGATGGCAAATAATTAA
- the LOC109714244 gene encoding coiled-coil domain-containing protein 18 isoform X4, whose protein sequence is MEILMHRVEQLQRERDELRRDIEQLCMQQAGPSYLSVVNQMQFQSQTKAQSGFRTAALGQEIENLQRKLAGSLREKKNLEEELAEAYRIKSQLADLYTTEMSKNNEAEKQVKFFQSSIAAAYAERDKLIMECEEAKEREKAMSKELLNCEERIEKLQSEYLDEKRSKDALRTELTELKNQTESFVRIVTKFYEVRGRDTGHSSDATLEEKCSCLIDDSPDYWIFSKDGESSSLKYIASLKEEKESLKKSIEKLQSSLQMGVDIEQHQKRKVRSLENKHIMFTEFIQSGLSTLQNFYSQQRLEILKTLEEEESYIKAVILEVLDKMNQIQIKTELNIEALHHELQNDESECRDVHISCDVNASHMPENSSLPTSITNETPDESKALAQAMKEKVDALLLLSQQEERYLLERDTNKALQQKIGELQKNLFQVTHEKVQALLELANLKQEFQRLQEYNSNSLKHGSSLAGDPVRSSSTHDREGKLMSLWKKTSLKRWTKKDHALGETDGPETSDANTSSSTKTEHSVDIARFIWLKVENATLQERIANLEHLTSTIRRLHISLLKAHDDVKSAVSPEGIYEALNSIITEASVMKTAFGTVIPISWTGDASDAITYESLYEPTDSSDSSKTEKADPMSSAGLEMLELLILAAELLKESLMANN, encoded by the exons ATGGAAATACTGATGCATCGAGTTGAACAACTACAGCGCG AACGTGATGAACTTAGGAGAGATATTGAACAACTATGTATGCAACAAGCTGGACCGAGTTATCTTTCCGTGGTAAATCAGATGCAATTCCAGAG TCAAACTAAAGCCCAATCAGGATTCAGGACAGCTGCTTTGGGGCAGGAAATTGAGAATCTTCAGAGGAAATTAGCTGGGAgtttgagagagaagaagaatcTAGAAGAGGAGCTTGCTGAAGCTTATCGAATTAAA aGCCAGCTGGCTGATTTGTATACCACGGAGATGTCAAAG AACAATGAAGCAGAGAAACAGGTGAAATTTTTCCAAAGCAGTATTGCTGCTGCTTATGCTGAAAGAGATAAGTTAATAATGGAG TGTGAGGAGGCTAAGGAACGAGAGAAAGCCATGTCAAAAGAACTCCTCAACTGTGAGGAAAG AATAGAGAAACTTCAATCTGAGTATCTTGATGAAAAGAGGTCAAAGGATGCCTTGCGGACGGAGTTAACGGAATTAAAGAATCAAACTGAATCTTTTGTGAGG ATCGTTACAAAGTTTTACGAAGTCCGTGGAAGAGATACTGGGCACTCTTCAGATGCTACTTTGGAAGAGAAATGTTCCTGCCTTATAGACGACTCTCCAGATTATTGGATATTTAGTAAAGATGGTGAATCATCATCCTTGAAGTACATT GCATCtttaaaagaagagaaagaatcGCTTAAGAAGTCAATAGAAAAGCTACAAAGTAGCTTGCAAATG GGCGTTGACATTGAGCAACATCAAAAGAGGAAAGTGCGTTCTCTGGAAAATAAACAT ATAATGTTTACTGAGTTCATTCAGAGTGGATTATCAACTCTCCAAAATTTTTATAGTCAGCAAAGACTTGAAATCCTGAAAACcctagaagaagaagagtctTATATTAAGGCAGTTATTCTTGAGGTTCTAGATAAAatgaatcaaattcaaatcaaaaccGAGTTAAACATTGAAGCTCTGCATCATGAACTGCAAAATGATGAAAGTGAATGCCGCGATGTGCATATAAGCTGTGACGTCAATGCTAGCCACATGCCTGAG AATAGCAGTCTTCCCACAAGCATCACGAATGAAACACCTGATGAATCAAAAGCCCTTGCACAAGCAATGAAGGAGAAG GTTGATGCACTATTACTTCTCTCccagcaagaggagaggtaTTTATTGGAGAGGGATACAAATAAAGCTCTTCAGCAAAAGATTGGGGAACTCCAGAAAAACTTATTTCAA GTTACACATGAAAAGGTGCAAGCGCTCTTGGAATTGGCAAATCTAAAGCAAGAATTTCAGCGTTTGCAAGA GTATAATAGCAATAGCTTGAAACATGGGAGTTCTCTAGCTGGTGATCCTGTCAGAAGCAGTAGCACCCACGATCGAGAAGGAAAACTTATGAGCCTTTGGAAAAAAACGTCCTTAAAACGGTGGACCAAAAAAGATCATGCGCTGGGTGAAACTGATGGGCCTGAAACTTCTGACGCAAATACTTCCTCTAGTACCAAAACCGAACACTCCGTAGATATTGCAAGGTTCATTTG GCTAAAAGTTGAAAACGCCACTCTTCAGGAAAGGATAGCCAACTTGGAACATCTAACTTCCACAATACGTAGGCTTCATATTTCACTTTTGAAG GCGCATGATGATGTAAAATCAGCTGTTTCCCCCGAAGGAATATATGAAGCATTGAACAGCATAATAACTGAAGCAAGTGTCATGAAGACCGCTTTCGGAACTGTGATTCCTATCAGCTGGACTGGCGATGCATCAGATGCTATTACCTATGAAAGTCTATATGAGCCGACCGATTCTTCAGATTCATCAAAAACTGAGAAAGCAGATCCTATGTCTTCTGCGGGACTGGAAATGTTGGAGCTCCTAATTTTAGCTGCTGAGCTCCTAAAAGAAAGCTTGATGGCAAATAATTAA
- the LOC109714244 gene encoding coiled-coil domain-containing protein 18 isoform X6: protein MDQRPPNKEVDERGIDMEILMHRVEQLQRERDELRRDIEQLCMQQAGPSYLSVVNQMQFQRTAALGQEIENLQRKLAGSLREKKNLEEELAEAYRIKSQLADLYTTEMSKNNEAEKQVKFFQSSIAAAYAERDKLIMECEEAKEREKAMSKELLNCEERIEKLQSEYLDEKRSKDALRTELTELKNQTESFVRIVTKFYEVRGRDTGHSSDATLEEKCSCLIDDSPDYWIFSKDGESSSLKYIASLKEEKESLKKSIEKLQSSLQMGVDIEQHQKRKVRSLENKHIMFTEFIQSGLSTLQNFYSQQRLEILKTLEEEESYIKAVILEVLDKMNQIQIKTELNIEALHHELQNDESECRDVHISCDVNASHMPENSSLPTSITNETPDESKALAQAMKEKVDALLLLSQQEERYLLERDTNKALQQKIGELQKNLFQVTHEKVQALLELANLKQEFQRLQEYNSNSLKHGSSLAGDPVRSSSTHDREGKLMSLWKKTSLKRWTKKDHALGETDGPETSDANTSSSTKTEHSVDIARLKVENATLQERIANLEHLTSTIRRLHISLLKAHDDVKSAVSPEGIYEALNSIITEASVMKTAFGTVIPISWTGDASDAITYESLYEPTDSSDSSKTEKADPMSSAGLEMLELLILAAELLKESLMANN, encoded by the exons ATGGATCAGCGACCACCGAATAAAG AAGTGGATGAAAGAGGGATTGACATGGAAATACTGATGCATCGAGTTGAACAACTACAGCGCG AACGTGATGAACTTAGGAGAGATATTGAACAACTATGTATGCAACAAGCTGGACCGAGTTATCTTTCCGTGGTAAATCAGATGCAATTCCAGAG GACAGCTGCTTTGGGGCAGGAAATTGAGAATCTTCAGAGGAAATTAGCTGGGAgtttgagagagaagaagaatcTAGAAGAGGAGCTTGCTGAAGCTTATCGAATTAAA aGCCAGCTGGCTGATTTGTATACCACGGAGATGTCAAAG AACAATGAAGCAGAGAAACAGGTGAAATTTTTCCAAAGCAGTATTGCTGCTGCTTATGCTGAAAGAGATAAGTTAATAATGGAG TGTGAGGAGGCTAAGGAACGAGAGAAAGCCATGTCAAAAGAACTCCTCAACTGTGAGGAAAG AATAGAGAAACTTCAATCTGAGTATCTTGATGAAAAGAGGTCAAAGGATGCCTTGCGGACGGAGTTAACGGAATTAAAGAATCAAACTGAATCTTTTGTGAGG ATCGTTACAAAGTTTTACGAAGTCCGTGGAAGAGATACTGGGCACTCTTCAGATGCTACTTTGGAAGAGAAATGTTCCTGCCTTATAGACGACTCTCCAGATTATTGGATATTTAGTAAAGATGGTGAATCATCATCCTTGAAGTACATT GCATCtttaaaagaagagaaagaatcGCTTAAGAAGTCAATAGAAAAGCTACAAAGTAGCTTGCAAATG GGCGTTGACATTGAGCAACATCAAAAGAGGAAAGTGCGTTCTCTGGAAAATAAACAT ATAATGTTTACTGAGTTCATTCAGAGTGGATTATCAACTCTCCAAAATTTTTATAGTCAGCAAAGACTTGAAATCCTGAAAACcctagaagaagaagagtctTATATTAAGGCAGTTATTCTTGAGGTTCTAGATAAAatgaatcaaattcaaatcaaaaccGAGTTAAACATTGAAGCTCTGCATCATGAACTGCAAAATGATGAAAGTGAATGCCGCGATGTGCATATAAGCTGTGACGTCAATGCTAGCCACATGCCTGAG AATAGCAGTCTTCCCACAAGCATCACGAATGAAACACCTGATGAATCAAAAGCCCTTGCACAAGCAATGAAGGAGAAG GTTGATGCACTATTACTTCTCTCccagcaagaggagaggtaTTTATTGGAGAGGGATACAAATAAAGCTCTTCAGCAAAAGATTGGGGAACTCCAGAAAAACTTATTTCAA GTTACACATGAAAAGGTGCAAGCGCTCTTGGAATTGGCAAATCTAAAGCAAGAATTTCAGCGTTTGCAAGA GTATAATAGCAATAGCTTGAAACATGGGAGTTCTCTAGCTGGTGATCCTGTCAGAAGCAGTAGCACCCACGATCGAGAAGGAAAACTTATGAGCCTTTGGAAAAAAACGTCCTTAAAACGGTGGACCAAAAAAGATCATGCGCTGGGTGAAACTGATGGGCCTGAAACTTCTGACGCAAATACTTCCTCTAGTACCAAAACCGAACACTCCGTAGATATTGCAAG GCTAAAAGTTGAAAACGCCACTCTTCAGGAAAGGATAGCCAACTTGGAACATCTAACTTCCACAATACGTAGGCTTCATATTTCACTTTTGAAG GCGCATGATGATGTAAAATCAGCTGTTTCCCCCGAAGGAATATATGAAGCATTGAACAGCATAATAACTGAAGCAAGTGTCATGAAGACCGCTTTCGGAACTGTGATTCCTATCAGCTGGACTGGCGATGCATCAGATGCTATTACCTATGAAAGTCTATATGAGCCGACCGATTCTTCAGATTCATCAAAAACTGAGAAAGCAGATCCTATGTCTTCTGCGGGACTGGAAATGTTGGAGCTCCTAATTTTAGCTGCTGAGCTCCTAAAAGAAAGCTTGATGGCAAATAATTAA